One part of the Gammaproteobacteria bacterium genome encodes these proteins:
- the lpxB gene encoding lipid-A-disaccharide synthase, with the protein MLVAGEASGDLHAANLVRAVRELRPDVRCYGMGAGRMRAAGVELLVDSSRLAVVGIVEILKHYREIKAALRKLQAIIATRRPDLLILVDYPEFNLRLAGTAKKAGVKVLYYVSPQVWAWRPGRVKKIGRRVDMMAVVFAFEAPFYEEAGVPVRFVGHPLVDEARPTMTRTEALRYFGLDSNSKTIGLFPGSRVSEITRLMPVMVETATLLRARFPDAQFVLPVAPGLDRSLIEGYLDDATLPITILENQSLYDVTLVCDAIVTASGTATLQIALMGTPMVIIYKVSRLSYWIARRLVTVKHIGLANIVAGKSVVREFIQKDVQAMPIADEIGRLLTDQAYARNMRREMSGANKALGEAGGSYKAAQLALEMINSNCRTDKKVCVSEA; encoded by the coding sequence ATGCTGGTCGCCGGCGAGGCGTCCGGCGATCTGCACGCGGCGAATCTCGTCCGCGCGGTGCGTGAACTACGCCCCGACGTGCGCTGCTACGGCATGGGCGCCGGCCGCATGCGCGCGGCCGGCGTGGAGCTTTTGGTCGACTCCAGCCGGCTCGCCGTGGTCGGCATCGTCGAAATCCTCAAGCATTATCGCGAGATCAAGGCCGCGCTGCGCAAGCTGCAGGCCATCATCGCGACGCGGCGGCCGGACTTATTGATCCTGGTCGATTATCCAGAATTTAACTTACGCCTCGCCGGTACGGCCAAGAAAGCGGGTGTGAAGGTGTTGTATTACGTCAGCCCACAGGTGTGGGCGTGGCGGCCGGGGCGCGTGAAAAAAATCGGCCGGCGGGTGGACATGATGGCGGTGGTATTCGCGTTCGAGGCGCCCTTCTACGAGGAGGCCGGTGTACCAGTGCGTTTCGTGGGCCATCCGCTGGTGGACGAAGCCCGGCCGACGATGACACGCACGGAGGCGCTGCGTTATTTCGGACTCGATTCGAACAGTAAAACGATCGGGCTGTTTCCCGGTAGCCGCGTGAGCGAAATCACGCGGCTAATGCCGGTGATGGTAGAGACCGCGACCCTGCTGCGTGCACGTTTCCCCGACGCGCAATTCGTACTGCCAGTGGCGCCAGGGCTGGATCGCAGCCTGATCGAAGGCTATCTGGATGACGCCACGCTGCCGATAACGATCCTGGAAAATCAAAGCCTCTACGACGTCACTTTAGTGTGCGACGCGATCGTCACCGCTTCCGGTACGGCTACCTTGCAGATCGCGCTGATGGGCACGCCGATGGTAATCATCTACAAAGTATCGCGGCTGAGCTACTGGATCGCGCGGCGGCTGGTCACCGTCAAGCACATCGGCCTCGCCAACATCGTCGCCGGCAAAAGCGTGGTGCGCGAATTCATCCAGAAAGACGTACAAGCAATGCCGATCGCCGACGAGATCGGGCGGCTGCTGACGGATCAAGCTTATGCTCGAAACATGCGGCGGGAGATGAGCGGAGCAAATAAAGCACTTGGTGAAGCGGGCGGGTCATACAAGGCCGCTCAACTGGCTTTGGAGATGATTAACTCAAACTGCCGTACGGACAAAAAGGTTTGCGTGAGTGAAGCGTAG
- a CDS encoding nitric-oxide reductase large subunit, whose protein sequence is MNSTRKLWFYLASLLITSFAVLLWTGGEIYREAPPMPERVVSTDNQVIYTRADIELGRQVWQSIGGMQLGSIWGHGGYVAPDWSADWLHREAVGVLDLWAQREAGVTRYAELSEEQQATLQARLQTRIRDSTYDPETETITLDGDRTAAIANVATHYQSLFGDDPATAELREAYAMKNDTVPDAEHRRALTAFFWWTAWATVTERPGSDITYTNNWPGEPLVGNRPPASLFLWSAFSVILLLAGIALLGWHHAVTAGRAEEPYALPAADPMSQVQVTPSMKATAKYFWVLLGMFLLQLLLGTITAHYQVEGQVFYGLNLSEVLPYSLTRTWHTQLAVLWIATAWLATGLYMGPAISGHEPKYQRLGVNVLFTCLVIIIVGAFAGQWFAVMQTLGLEHNFWFGHQGWEYADTGRFWQWFLFMGLMLWLVLVGRALWPALRADTDSRSLVGLLFLSTLAIGLFYGAALVWGEHTHISAVEYWRWWLVHLWVEGFFEVFATAVLAILFTRLGLLPVRIATVAVLFATIVFLAGGVLGTLHHLYFSGTPTAVIVLGASFSALEVVPLAYIGFEAYERYRQGHATPWMARYRWPVMFFLAVAFWNIAGAGLLGFLINPPLSLYYMQGLNLTPLHAHTALFGVYGMLGIGLVLFCLRGLKPDHIWSERLLQTSFWSFNIGLALMGVMTLLPIGTLQLLAAIDHGYWYARSAEFMQQPLIDLLVWIRVPGDVIFSVGAVTLAWFVLGLWLKPRYEPALPEASHVSEASSR, encoded by the coding sequence ATGAACAGCACCAGAAAACTATGGTTTTATCTGGCGAGCCTCCTCATCACTTCCTTCGCCGTCCTGCTGTGGACGGGCGGTGAAATCTACCGGGAAGCGCCTCCCATGCCCGAGCGGGTGGTCTCGACTGATAACCAGGTAATTTACACGCGCGCCGACATCGAGTTGGGCCGCCAGGTCTGGCAGTCCATAGGTGGGATGCAACTGGGGTCGATCTGGGGACACGGTGGCTATGTCGCGCCCGACTGGAGCGCCGACTGGCTGCACCGAGAGGCTGTGGGCGTGCTCGACCTGTGGGCGCAGCGCGAGGCGGGGGTCACCCGTTACGCAGAATTGTCGGAAGAACAGCAGGCGACATTGCAGGCCCGACTTCAGACGAGAATCCGGGACAGTACCTACGATCCAGAAACCGAGACGATCACACTGGATGGCGACCGCACCGCCGCCATCGCCAACGTCGCGACCCATTATCAAAGCCTGTTCGGCGACGACCCGGCCACCGCCGAGCTGCGTGAAGCCTACGCCATGAAGAACGACACCGTGCCGGATGCCGAGCATCGGCGCGCGCTCACCGCCTTCTTCTGGTGGACCGCATGGGCAACCGTCACCGAGCGTCCTGGAAGCGACATTACCTATACCAACAATTGGCCCGGTGAGCCGCTGGTGGGCAATCGGCCGCCCGCGAGCTTGTTTCTTTGGTCGGCGTTCAGTGTCATCTTGCTGCTCGCGGGCATTGCCCTGCTCGGCTGGCACCATGCCGTCACCGCGGGGCGTGCAGAGGAACCCTATGCGTTGCCTGCCGCGGATCCGATGTCGCAGGTCCAGGTCACGCCATCGATGAAGGCCACGGCGAAGTACTTCTGGGTCTTGTTGGGGATGTTTCTTCTACAGCTCTTGCTGGGCACGATCACTGCCCATTACCAGGTCGAGGGCCAGGTCTTCTACGGCCTGAACCTCTCGGAGGTGCTTCCCTATTCGCTCACCCGCACCTGGCACACCCAGTTGGCGGTTCTCTGGATTGCGACGGCGTGGCTGGCGACGGGCCTCTACATGGGACCTGCCATTTCGGGTCACGAACCTAAGTATCAGCGACTGGGGGTGAACGTGCTTTTCACCTGCCTGGTGATCATCATCGTCGGCGCGTTCGCCGGGCAATGGTTCGCGGTGATGCAGACGCTGGGGCTGGAGCATAATTTCTGGTTCGGCCACCAGGGATGGGAATACGCCGATACCGGCCGCTTCTGGCAATGGTTCCTGTTCATGGGTCTGATGCTGTGGCTGGTGCTGGTCGGCCGCGCGCTGTGGCCCGCGCTGCGAGCCGATACGGACTCGCGCTCGCTCGTGGGATTGCTGTTCCTGTCGACGTTGGCGATCGGCCTGTTTTATGGCGCGGCCCTGGTATGGGGCGAACACACTCATATTTCGGCAGTTGAATACTGGCGGTGGTGGCTGGTGCATCTATGGGTCGAGGGCTTCTTCGAGGTCTTCGCCACCGCGGTGCTCGCGATCCTTTTCACCCGCCTCGGTCTGTTGCCGGTAAGGATCGCGACCGTTGCGGTGCTGTTCGCTACCATCGTGTTCCTGGCTGGTGGTGTGCTTGGAACTCTGCACCATTTGTATTTCAGTGGCACGCCCACCGCGGTGATCGTGCTCGGCGCGAGCTTCTCCGCGCTTGAAGTCGTGCCGCTGGCGTATATCGGTTTTGAGGCTTACGAAAGATACAGGCAAGGCCACGCGACGCCCTGGATGGCGCGTTATCGCTGGCCGGTCATGTTCTTTCTGGCGGTCGCCTTCTGGAACATAGCCGGGGCGGGACTGCTCGGCTTCCTGATCAATCCGCCGCTGTCGCTGTACTACATGCAAGGGCTCAATCTGACGCCGTTGCACGCCCATACCGCTCTTTTCGGCGTGTACGGGATGCTGGGCATCGGGCTCGTTCTGTTCTGCCTGCGGGGCCTCAAACCGGACCACATCTGGAGCGAGCGATTGCTCCAGACCAGCTTCTGGTCTTTCAATATCGGCTTGGCCCTAATGGGCGTGATGACCCTGCTGCCGATCGGTACCCTGCAGCTGCTGGCGGCAATCGACCACGGCTACTGGTACGCGCGCTCGGCTGAATTCATGCAGCAGCCGCTGATTGATCTTCTGGTGTGGATACGCGTTCCTGGCGACGTCATCTTCAGTGTTGGAGCTGTAACGCTAGCTTGGTTCGTGCTGGGTTTGTGGCTCAAGCCGCGGTACGAGCCCGCTCTCCCGGAAGCGTCGCATGTTTCGGAGGCGAGCAGCCGATAA
- a CDS encoding ketoacyl-ACP synthase III: MKHPQLLSSGSYVPERVVTNAEVDTLMGESTSEWLIANVGIRARRWMAPEQTTSDLIVQAAERAMERAGITAQDLDLLIVSTDTPDYLSPPTSVVVQHTIGAAQAGCYDVNSACAGWVTALDQGARYLLTEPKARYVLVAGGYGISRFIDVKDKKTANLFADGAGAAVLGVGDAPGWLGSNLLAVGSFHDALGIYSGGTFRPCTPENLQTYGPPKVEFVKKLPKTFNADYWPKLIQGALEKTGLTFDDVELYLFTQLNLRTIEQMMETLGQPLSKTHWVMDKWGYTGSPCVVMALDDAIAQGRGPRPGQVVVFCTSGGGITMAASVWKWTAGR, translated from the coding sequence ATGAAACATCCTCAACTCCTCAGCAGCGGCAGTTACGTCCCGGAGCGCGTCGTCACTAACGCGGAAGTGGACACTCTGATGGGCGAATCCACCAGCGAGTGGCTTATCGCCAACGTCGGCATCCGCGCGCGGCGCTGGATGGCCCCCGAGCAGACCACATCCGATTTGATTGTGCAGGCCGCGGAACGCGCGATGGAACGCGCGGGCATCACAGCACAAGACCTCGACCTGCTCATCGTCTCCACCGACACGCCCGATTATCTCTCCCCGCCCACGTCGGTGGTGGTGCAGCACACGATCGGCGCGGCGCAGGCAGGCTGTTACGACGTGAACAGCGCGTGCGCGGGCTGGGTAACGGCGCTCGATCAGGGCGCGCGCTATCTGCTCACTGAGCCGAAGGCGCGCTACGTGCTCGTTGCGGGCGGGTATGGCATCAGCCGCTTTATTGACGTGAAGGACAAGAAGACAGCGAATCTGTTTGCTGACGGTGCCGGCGCGGCGGTGCTGGGCGTGGGCGATGCGCCGGGCTGGCTGGGCAGCAACCTCCTCGCGGTCGGTAGTTTCCACGATGCGCTTGGCATCTATAGCGGCGGGACTTTCCGCCCGTGCACGCCGGAGAACCTGCAAACCTACGGCCCGCCCAAAGTGGAGTTCGTCAAAAAACTCCCCAAGACCTTCAACGCCGATTACTGGCCCAAGCTGATTCAGGGTGCGCTCGAGAAGACCGGGCTGACGTTCGACGATGTTGAACTGTACCTATTCACCCAGCTCAATCTCCGCACTATCGAGCAGATGATGGAAACCCTCGGCCAGCCGCTCTCTAAGACACATTGGGTGATGGACAAGTGGGGCTATACCGGCTCGCCGTGCGTGGTCATGGCGCTGGACGACGCGATTGCGCAGGGACGCGGCCCGAGGCCAGGGCAGGTGGTCGTGTTCTGCACCAGCGGCGGCGGAATTACAATGGCGGCGAGTGTGTGGAAGTGGACAGCAGGTCGGTAA
- a CDS encoding DegT/DnrJ/EryC1/StrS family aminotransferase, which produces MIPMVDLKPQYQALKEEIDAGILRALADAQFILGPNVTAFEQEAAAYLGVAHALACASGTDALHLALRAAGIGPGDEVITSAFTFIATAEAIRYVSARPVFTDIDPLTFNIDPRSVEALITPATRAVLPVHLFGMPADLGRLMPLCEQHKLTLIEDCAQSFGASIAGRQTGSFGASGAFSFFPSKNLGCYGDGGLISTDSDELAAQFRMLRNHGSKVRYHHDVIGYNSRLDELQAVVLRAKLKRIDRYNDQRRQVARWYTELLEGAVQTPLETENARHVYHQYTLLSPHRDRIMSRLQAAGIASAIYYPIPLHRQVAFTGQYRAQELPVTERVSAQCLSLPMYPELEEPAVRAIVNEVKEALVG; this is translated from the coding sequence ATGATCCCCATGGTTGACCTGAAGCCGCAGTATCAGGCGTTGAAGGAAGAAATCGACGCCGGCATTCTGCGCGCGCTGGCCGATGCGCAATTCATACTCGGACCCAACGTCACGGCGTTCGAGCAGGAGGCGGCGGCGTATCTGGGCGTTGCGCACGCGCTGGCCTGCGCGTCCGGCACCGACGCCCTGCATCTGGCCTTACGCGCGGCGGGCATCGGTCCGGGCGACGAGGTCATCACCAGCGCCTTCACCTTCATCGCTACCGCCGAGGCCATCCGCTACGTAAGCGCACGACCGGTGTTCACGGACATCGATCCATTGACCTTCAACATCGACCCGCGCAGTGTCGAGGCGTTAATCACCCCCGCGACGCGGGCGGTGCTACCGGTGCATCTGTTCGGCATGCCGGCCGACCTCGGGCGCCTGATGCCGTTGTGCGAGCAGCACAAGCTCACACTGATCGAGGATTGCGCGCAATCGTTCGGCGCGAGCATAGCCGGGCGTCAGACGGGCAGTTTCGGCGCCAGCGGCGCATTCAGCTTCTTTCCCAGCAAGAATCTGGGCTGTTACGGCGACGGCGGTCTGATCTCTACTGATTCCGACGAACTCGCGGCGCAGTTTCGCATGCTGCGGAATCATGGCAGCAAAGTGCGCTATCACCATGATGTGATTGGCTATAACAGCCGACTCGACGAATTGCAGGCGGTGGTGCTGCGCGCCAAGCTCAAGCGTATCGATCGATACAACGACCAGCGCCGACAGGTCGCGCGCTGGTACACGGAGTTGCTGGAGGGCGCGGTACAGACGCCGCTAGAGACCGAAAATGCGCGTCACGTTTACCATCAGTACACGCTCCTGTCGCCACACCGGGACCGCATCATGTCGCGCCTGCAAGCCGCCGGCATCGCCAGCGCGATTTATTACCCGATCCCGCTGCACCGCCAGGTCGCGTTCACCGGCCAATATCGCGCGCAGGAGTTGCCGGTCACCGAACGCGTGAGTGCGCAATGCCTGTCCTTGCCCATGTATCCGGAGCTTGAGGAACCCGCGGTCCGCGCCATCGTCAACGAGGTCAAAGAGGCGCTCGTTGGCTGA